TCGCAGAACAGATCTTCTGAGGGTTGGCATAGGTCTGTGACCAGCAGGTTCGTCGCTGGCGCTTGATCGGGAGGGACTCCCGCCGTGTCATTTCGGCACCCGAACCTTCGAGCCGTGCTGACGAGTCGCGCCGACCAGCACGAACGTCGGCCGTGTGAGGCGCTCCGCCATCCAGACGGATGCGTGATTACGCAGGTCACCCTGGCTCTGTCTGCACCCTCAGAAGATCTGCACCCTTCCGGGTTTGGGTGCCTGTCAAGAAGCTGGGGCGCCAGAAGTTGGGTTCGGTCGTCCAGTAGTGCGGGACTCGCCGATGGGTGTAACGCAGGGAGGCACCTACCCGGTTGCGTTTCGCCTGGTTTGAGGCGCGTTCATGGTGCGGGTAGGGGCGGTGCGGCATGGCTTCTCCTTCTGTGCAGCCCCAAGAATGGCATATGCCCCAAGTCCAGGTCGGCGGCCGGTGGGGGGATGCGGTAGCGGCGGGTGGCAGTGTCGGCGCACACGCCCAGCGCCTGGCCGATGGCGTCCCGATCAGGGCCCGCGGCGCGGTCGGCGTGTCTCGGATCCGCGGGACGCCTCACCGGCACGCTCGGCCGGTGAGGCAATGCGGTGGCCAAGATCGCGTAGTCACCGCCGGCACCCGGTGAGTGGTGCGCCGTCGTTCACCCGGCCGACGCACCGCACAGGCGCAGTCGGGCGCCGGCTCTAGCGTCGTAGTGCCTTGCACTGTGACAGGACTGCAGGGACCGGGCGGCCCCTCCCCGCACACCGCGCTCTGGGCAGGGGCCGCCCTCAGGCCCATGGACGCGGCTCATTCCTGCGCAGAGTAGACGGGCCCTTCCGGCACCTCCTCCGATCTACGGTTACGCAGAGTGAGGAGAACATTCACCCCTTCGATTCGTATAGGGACGTGAAAGCCGAATCGGGGAGAGACCATGCAGCCGTTCACGCTCAACTACGCGCGCTCCGCTGTGCAGTTGGACGTCACCACTCCGTATGCGTACGACTCCGGACTGCAGTTGAACGTCCTCCCGGACGGGCGGATCGCCGCCGCCGACCACGCGACCCTGAGAGCTCTGGGGACCACGACGTCGACCGCCGGTTCCAAGACCCACTTCGACGACTGAACCGCGGACCCAGAGATATGACCGTGCTCATCCTGACCAGTGATGAAGACGTGACGGCGGACATGGTGGTCCTCCGGCTGGGCGAAGGCGGAGTGCCCGTCGTCCGGCTCGATCCCGC
The genomic region above belongs to Streptomyces sp. CG1 and contains:
- the tgmA gene encoding putative ATP-grasp-modified RiPP; translated protein: MQPFTLNYARSAVQLDVTTPYAYDSGLQLNVLPDGRIAAADHATLRALGTTTSTAGSKTHFDD